caataaattttataacaaggggtctataaaaatgaaacgaggtttttataaaaaataaatgagttgtcttttaaaatttaacaagggttctataaaaataaaatgaggTGTCTATAATTATGAAACAAGatgtctataaaaatgaaatggACTGTAAATTAGAACCAATAGATTTCTAAAGTCTCGATTTTGATATCCGACAGTTACTTATTAAGTACCAGGTCCATCTACGGCCAGCCTGCAAGGAAAGACTATACCTACCTAGATCCGAATTTGGTAGAGGCCTCATAAGTATCGAATATAGAAGCGAAAATATGCTtctgaatatttataaaacaacaGATGAGTATAGAAATAGCTCACTAAGACGAACAGCGATACTTAAAGTAGAGGCAGAGAACAAATCGCACTTGTTTACAACTAACGAGTATATAAAGATTAGGTATAGCTTTGTAGGAGAGATAACCCAGAAGATGCTAATATAATCCCCCAAAAACGCTCTACAACAAAATTGACATAAGGACAAACCATGGAAAGTTGTTTAAAGCTAGGAGTAATGATTTAGTAAGCATTAGGGACTCTTCTGACTGGCTGGTTAAGGAAACAATCAGGCCAGATTCGAAGCAATTTACTGCTATCTACAgaatagaaatattttctgtTGACAAGTGGGACAATGTCCCCATTGTGGATCTCATAGGAAGACCGTGAATCATTTAGCTACCTAGTGTGATCGAATGTTTGgttttgattatatgaaaagacACAACGAGGTATTTTGTTGCATTTATCTCTTACTATGTATTTATATGGGTTTAAGAAGGCAAAGAAATACATGAACACTCGGTACAAGAGATCGTGGGAAATGATCGTGCAGAATAAGAGTAGATACGAGAATTTCCACTAATACAAATGTGACCCATAATAATCCGGATATTCTTGTATTTGACAAGACgaataagaaattttaatagttgAAGTTGGTATAACCAACCCATATCGACTTATTATAGTCGAGAATGAAaaactaagaaaatatgGACTTCATGCAAATGAACTGGGACTAATACATAAATCTCGGACAAGAATAGTTCCTAATGTAATGACATGAGATGGAGTGGTGACCAAATATCACAGAAAGTACATCAGGAAGCTGGAAATCCAACCCTACTTGGAAGCAAACATCCAGTCTATTGTgattaagaaaatattagaatCCACCTTGATGGAACGACGACTAGGATACGATCAGCAAGATGCAGGGAAGAAGTAGTGGCTAGAGCTGTAAGCACACTAGAGAATATGGCGACTGTTAAAGAAGTGGTTTCGGCAAAGGGAAATGGAGCTGAAAAAAGTGAAGTTGGAAAGTATTAATAATTCCACAGAAACCAAAGCCTGTAAAGAGCTGAATCTTATGACGATGCCGGGGAAAAATGTGCTATGAATATCTAAGcttaatgataaattggctcaataaaactttaaaatttctaagtTTTGAATGCTTCTTAGGTAAAAACCCCAAATATCAATAGCCCTTGAACTCAAAACGGTTATTAAgaaacataaatttatttatttgatcAATTTATGgtaaatattaaatgatgttttatatatcattgatgaaaatttatacttCCAATAATAGCACATATAATTCATCGTTTAATAGAATAAATTGATCTTAAATACTTATTCTCGTAAAAAAAGTACcatattattatatcaaaataaagattatCTTTATATAGTTCTTTGATGTAGAAAttattgcaaaaaaaatcaatttgtATCAGTAATGATACAGCTAGATTATTGCAAGATCCAAGCTTTACAATGAACAAAGGCTGAAGATGCCCAAACACCCCCCCCTCCCCCTCAGAGGGTGttcactttattttttcgaaccccaaaattgaagtgcaaaataaaggagGAGCAAAGAAgagacaaaaattactaagcacttattacattaaaaacaaaaaataaacatacgTTTATGTAcagaattatattttaatttaagtttgtatatttataacaatTGATAAGCAGTTTTTACCCTTCTGATTTATTAGAATTGGGGACCAAAATGCCTTCCTCTGAGGGTGTTcactttattattttgaaccccaaaaacgaagtgcaaaataaaggagGAGCAATCATTAGCATTCAAATTACTTGCATCTTTAAACAGtaaaaataccaaataattatatatttgtatacgaaatttaatttaaaaaaagaatataatcataaaactacataattttaaataacttGGCATCtttcaaattaatttttttgatttaacaATCTGTATAGATCGttgaacatttatttaaattttcttatataaataatatttataattttaattactggtttattataaaagtagatttttgaagaaaatctacttttataataaaccagtaattaaaaaaaaatttagaaaaataagaagggcaaaaaagatacaacactttaaattattattagaactacatttaaaattaatttttgtatacaagcatatatttttttggtatttttaatgtaataagtacttagtaatttttttctcttctttgctcctcctttattttgcacttcgTTTTGGGggttcaaaaaaataaagtgaaCACCCTCTgaggggggggggggtgtTTCGGATCCTTCCTCCTGAACAAATAGTTTTATATatgatcaaaaaattaatataggCAATCGTGGAATAATTAATAGAAATGctgattttttatgatcacaatttttaatttttaagatccataataaaaatgtaaagcgaatatattacataaaataaGTTTCTAAATTTCGAggtttttttgataaattaaagaatatattgtatataaaaaaatgatagaTTTTATAACATAAATAAGTCTTTTTTTCTACAACCTCGTATTTCATACAGAAAAGTAGTAATTTATAGTAAACACTTtcaaaacataaaattttatagtaagaccttagatttaaaatgtattttttgtttcaatATGTTTTCCGATTCCGTATATctaaatttagaattatttCAGTGTTTTcgtaaacaaaataaaaaaataccctatgaattttttttctattctATTTCATAAAgttctaaaattaaaaaatgaaaaagtAAATGAAACAAACCCAGTACTCGATTGGGCCAAACaagataatataattacTGTTGAAGAGTCCAGAATAACTTTTTATAAGAGGCTTCAATATGGTATATATTCAAACGCATTCAAGCCATTATTACCAGTCAATAGCAAAGACAATGATAGTCGAAAcaataagaaaaaagacAATCAATCTTCGGATTTACCGATAAATGTACAAAGCAATGAATGCAATGATTTCCCAGTGGATCTACGTTGAAATCTAAAAGTATCCTGATGCAAAAGCTTTTGTCATTTTCGCGTCGTTGTAATTCATTCTtggaaaaatataatcttATCTTGatcatatttctttattttttgtttatttttggaATTGGTTTTTATTCTGGAAAATTAGTGCAATTTTTCCTAAAACGAACAAACAATGAAGATTAATTTggtaataataaatttttatttaaaaacatatctacgttactttaaaatttcattaattttaagcTATGATCATCactatcaatttttttatatttgcaACGAActactaaaaaaatgactGGTCTACAAAAGATCTAACACTGCTTTACggaacaaaattaaaagttcAAGTATACCTTACGTtattatatcatttttcatataacTTCTAGATGTTCCTCGTGGATGaattaacaataaaaataccaTTAACGTGTTTATTAGatttgattttgaattatttcatgaagaaaaaatcattttttaaagtttcATGGTTTACTTATCAAGACTGCACAATATACATttgaatgttttttttgttggtTAAATGATTATTTAGCACttcaatgaaaaaaatgataatacgcatatttcttttaatgtGGTCTATAATTTAGAATTGCGTCCGTTAGGCTTGTTGGATTACACTATACATAAATAGGTGAATGttgaattattaaatttttaatttaaatataatatattgcCCTTACAAATGTAAATATATACTTTAGTGtgtaaaatcaaaaacaaaGTACAACAAGatgtttgttttatatattgattatctttttaacaattttttgaaatatatcAACATATACAACAATTTGAAGTACGTTACCATTAAATCTCtgtattgtaaaaaatatatatatattacattttacaattcaaaaaatttacccatgatttttttatatttattaattcaaAGCATTTTAGCGACAAAGTATAAAGAAGAGAATAACAGCGTACCATTACTAGTTCAGAGTAATCAAGAAAATGAATCAAGAGCCAAgaaacacaaaaaaatcttaaataaGTATACTGACAAAGTATACGCACAACCCTTGCTTTTTAATGAATCTACTTACTATCCGAAAGTCCACATGtcttcaaaaaaaaattggaaTCAAGGATCAGAAACTTTTAGTAGCTCTTCCCAGGAAGTAGTAGTTGACGTTCCATACAATGAACATTTAATTGATAGATATGGCGCTATGGAGAGAATATATAGACCAACGACAGTGCCAAAAGGTTCGGCTCAAAATTTGCgcttttgttttttgagCTCTAACAAAAAAGTAGTGATTGCTTCCGTTATTgcaatatttatagtattttCTTTGTCTATTTTTGTTGGACGTTATACGAATCTATACAGATGATTGATACGgatcaataaattttttcttttaattgttttttattttttataaaagacaTTTTACAATTTCTTAATACAATTAGTAACTAATTCCGTTGCATAGTTCTAATTATAAGACAAGAATACGATACATTCATtcaaaactttatttttcatacgATTTAAGGAACATAACCATAATACACCTCTTTATATTGTCCgacttaaaatttatatttttatatattacaaCGATATCTATCATTATAACCCTGTTTTTTAGTTTAAAGCCAAGCCCCCGcgcttaaaaaaaatcaaa
The DNA window shown above is from Vairimorpha necatrix chromosome 7, complete sequence and carries:
- a CDS encoding putative SP-containing protein, with protein sequence MIFLYLLIQSILATKYKEENNSVPLLVQSNQENESRAKKHKKILNKYTDKVYAQPLLFNESTYYPKVHMSSKKNWNQGSETFSSSSQEVVVDVPYNEHLIDRYGAMERIYRPTTVPKGSAQNLRFCFLSSNKKVVIASVIAIFIVFSLSIFVGRYTNLYR